In Ignavibacteriota bacterium, one genomic interval encodes:
- the pgsA gene encoding CDP-diacylglycerol--glycerol-3-phosphate 3-phosphatidyltransferase produces the protein MVLPNQLTTLRIILTPVFLILFLSNEPVLKQVSLAVYVAAAITDWYDGWLARKFNYITTWGKFMDPLADKILTSAAFFAFVAIGVLPLWMVLVVVIRDLFVTSLRLFAEWKKKTFTTNNLAKIKTFIQMIFIFYLLIVFTLKENYYLKVNFPQIIEYLTNPTLIYYVMLSITVYTFLTGVIYIYQNRILISRIILRK, from the coding sequence ATGGTACTGCCTAATCAATTAACGACATTACGAATAATTTTAACTCCGGTATTTCTTATATTGTTTTTGTCAAATGAACCGGTTTTAAAACAAGTTTCTTTGGCAGTTTATGTTGCTGCCGCAATAACCGATTGGTATGATGGTTGGCTTGCGAGAAAGTTCAATTATATTACCACTTGGGGAAAATTCATGGATCCGCTTGCGGATAAAATTTTAACTTCCGCCGCTTTTTTTGCCTTTGTGGCAATTGGAGTTTTACCTTTGTGGATGGTTTTGGTGGTTGTCATTAGAGATTTATTTGTAACAAGTCTGCGTTTGTTCGCAGAGTGGAAAAAGAAAACTTTTACCACAAATAATTTGGCCAAAATTAAAACTTTTATTCAAATGATATTTATTTTCTATTTACTAATTGTGTTTACATTAAAAGAAAATTACTATTTGAAGGTAAATTTTCCCCAAATAATTGAGTATCTTACAAATCCTACATTGATTTATTACGTAATGCTATCAATTACTGTTTATACTTTTCTTACCGGAGTTATTTACATTTATCAAAATAGAATTTTGATTAGCAGAATAATTTTAAGGAAATGA
- a CDS encoding DUF971 domain-containing protein: MKPVKIKVRESHYLDILWDTDENKSIKLSNLRNGCPCAICGAEKNEWSKTYIPLYTLEQLKITKINVVGTYAIGIEWADGHNTGLYDFEYLYNLYAQFSLT; this comes from the coding sequence ATGAAACCGGTTAAAATAAAAGTAAGGGAAAGTCATTACTTGGATATTTTATGGGATACTGATGAAAATAAAAGTATTAAATTAAGTAATCTACGTAATGGGTGTCCATGTGCAATTTGCGGAGCTGAAAAGAATGAATGGAGCAAAACATACATTCCGCTTTATACTTTGGAACAATTAAAAATTACAAAAATAAACGTAGTTGGAACTTATGCAATTGGAATTGAGTGGGCTGATGGTCACAATACCGGATTATATGATTTTGAATACTTATACAATTTATACGCTCAATTTAGTTTAACTTAA